From the Homo sapiens chromosome 12 genomic scaffold, GRCh38.p14 alternate locus group ALT_REF_LOCI_1 HSCHR12_2_CTG2 genome, the window gtttgagaccagcctgggtaacatggtgaaatcctagcCCTACAggaaataccaaaattagccaggcaaggtgttgtacccctgcagtcccagctgctagaAATGcggaagtgggagaatcacttgagcccagaaggttgaggctgtaatgaggtgtgatcctgccactgaactccagcctcagggatagaatgagaccctgttcaaaataataacaataataataaagtattagTTGGTACAATAATCAGGAAGTTGCAAGTTtattaaatatagtaaaatacCCTAATGTTGGATGGAAGTAAAAtaccagaagacaagaaataaacctGAGAAGATTCAGGGACCTACAGCATAGGTGATGTTTTAAGGTGTGCAGTGTCCCTAGGGCACATGTcaaaacaatcttttttaaagtaaatggcATGTTGCTCTCTCTATGTACTTCCTATCACTACAAAAGAGATACAATGTTTTGGGGACCTATTGAGATTTTGGAGCCAACATATTCCACGTTTGAAAATATTGCTCTGACTCATTAATAAAGTTTCCAAAGGCTACTGGTCTCAAGTGGAACCCAGAACAAAAGAGGGCTCTACAGCAGATACAGGCTCTGGTCCAAGCTGCTATGGCCACTGTGCCAGATGATCCAGCAGAATTCAAAGCGACTAGAGCATTGTTTCACATTTCTTCCTGTCTCAATTTCCACATGTCCCTGCCATTTTTGTCTTGAACTTTACTTCTAAATAAATGTCATCACTTTCATTAACAGgtattaattaaaaacattttggtcAAGTAGCTGGTTACTAactcaattttttgaaatgaaatgccATTTTGTTTACCTAATAATCAACTAGAAAATATCATAACACAAATATataattcacaataaaaaaatacttatgcAAATAGACCAAAGtcttttatatgctttttaaagTATTGTCATAGGTGCcacctaattttttcttttctttttttttttttgtctgtcgcccaggctggaatgcagtggcgcggtctcggctcactgcaagctctgccacccacgttcacgccattctccggccacagccttccgagtagctgggaatacaggtgcccaccaccactcccagctaatttttttgtatttttagtggagacggggtttcaccatagtagccgggatggtctcgatatcctgacctcgtgatccgcccgcctcagccttccaaggtgccATCTAATTTTGATGTTTTACCTTGTCTCCAATTCAGACACCTGACACAGCTGCATCAAGactatatatcactatatatatatatagtgtgactatatatcactatatatatcaCTAGTGTGATATTTCCCCTAAAATTGTGGAATAGCCAAACTTTTCCTCTGAGGAAGGATTCTGCTTGGATAAGCCTGAAACCTCAACCTGAGACCAGAACAGGGGAATTCATGCAACTGCAGATTTTGTGATGAGTTTCCTTTTCATTGATTTACCACATCAACTTATCCATTTTAGCCacccatttatttgttcattaaagTATCATTTTTGGCCATCTATTCTTGGTGCTGGGTTCTAGGTCCTGGGAATCAACAGAAAGCAAGACagacatgatctctttctttaCAGTTCTTACATTGTACTGAGGAAGatatatgattaaaaaattacataaatcagGTGTGGGGATGATTTATCTTAAggtttaaataacattaaataacaTTGTTAAAACTTCATAACACCAAGAATTAATGTAGTCAtatagaatttagctgtgaacaAGACTGTACATTTCTTTCTTATAATAGAACTTCCTGTTAATGAATATGTCAAAACACTTTCATCACTGACAACAAAATTACAATGGTAAGGCACATCCCATAATTAATACATAGATTTCATAGATACTATTTTAACATTTACAAAAAGTTTCACTgaattattttccataatttcTATACTATTTTTacattgatagtttttttttttagaaaagagaagATTTGAGTTCTCTTATCTGAAGTTTAGAAGGAATTTTGTAAATGGAAGATGAGGATATAATTAGCAATTCAGGGGCTTAGAagtgtcttagaaaaaaatactaaaataatttacatcAGATCTCAACTTCAAAAACAGCTTTTCTTTAATTCAAAAGCTGGAAGAAATGACGTTTCTAACTGCGTATGGAAACCGATAATAGCAATCAAGACCATGATCATATTTCCTCCCTTTATTatcaaagagatttttttctaagCTATTCACATACTTGCTTTAAATCTAGTATTCTTCAGTACTGTTTATGGTAGACATATATGAAATTTATTCTACCTATACTTGTCACTCGAATTCTATAGTGTGCATTGTTTACAATAATTCTGTTTGCTTTTTACTAACCATAAAATAGGAATTCATAATGGAATAAAACCCCAAAGATACATCCACATTATTGGTTTAGAATTGAATGACCTTACCATCCAATAAGATAGAGGTTCAAACAATGATTTCTAAGCACACTGTGGTATATTTGTGTGGTTCAAATAACAATAGAAAACAGCAATATCTTTCCTGAGATAAGCTGTTAGttcttaataattataaatagacattgtaaattctacaaatgaaagataaaatacatgaatgaaaTACACATGGCTTCATAATTCTGAGgaatttttgtcatattttgtaTAATCTGGCAGttcatatgaaaaaaacaaaaaagagtatgTTATTGTCAATGTTCTTAAgtttttcacacacacatacacacacacatacatacattttttagaCTAGGTTAAAGATTTATCTAGGTATATGTTTGGAAATTATTCATACACATACATTACAGAAAACActgtaagaaatataaaatgtttcataCACCACCAGTTTGTTTTCTGCTAGAAGACACACAATGCCCCTCTTCTGAATCTATGGAGATGAAGGCTTCTCTCCTTTCACTCAGTACCTCATTTGCCACAAAACTGAAAGATAAGTCTGCTTTAGCTTCTTGTTTCCCCAAATCAGGATGAACGGGTGGGCTGAAGAACAGCTGAATCCAATAGCTTGGCAGAACATGAAGACAGGTTTGTTTTCCAGATTCTTAAAACTCCAAACTGATATTATTACAGACACAAAGTAAATGGCACGTAACAAGAAGAAGGAGATCACAGTTTGCAAAACTTTTATGTGGACCTTGGTACTGGGATCTTGAGATCCTTTGCCATGGAGCTGCATCTTCTTGAGATGTTTACACAGAGAACAGACTAACAGCAGAAAAGATATCAGGGTTACAGTAAAGGGTACTAAGTTTGCTAGCATGGTTACAGTCGTATCTGAAAGGTACATTGCACGCCTCAATTTGATCTTCCAAGTCATGTTTCCTTCATATTCTTTTGTCCATACAATCTGATTCATGTTTACCACAAAAAGATGACAAGCCAAAAATAGCAAAGGCCCCAACAGCACCACCAGAATGACACTCTTAACTCTCCTCTTTAAGCGAAGAAAAATAAGGTTGGAGAAATTGGCAATCTTGAGCAAATAAAATATGCTGAGGCTAGTAGCAGGCCAGTTGCTGAAATGGCCGGTTACTGCCCAGATATTATAAGCAGTAGTTCTTAATTCTACACTATAAAAAGCTGGATTCAACACAGTTGAATACCAATTTAATAATAACACCCAGAGCAAACCAACTCTGGAGACCGCCAGAGCAGTGACAATTTGGTCAGCAAAGGAGATCTTTTGTCTCTTCACCCACTCGGTGGAATTTACCAACGCTATGAAGCCATTAGCAAAATTTCCAATAACAAATGTAACCACTACTAGAATGGAAAATATGATGGGCAGAAAAGTTATCATGTCTgaacagacaaaaagaaatttttaaaatgctggtgtTGTATCCGGAGTTGGTTCCTGcaggtgggttcgtggtctcgctgacttcaagaatggaggCACGGACCTTTGCAGTgatgttacagctcttaaagatggcatggCCCCAGGGCTGAGCAGTAGCAAGGTTTCAGCTCTTAAAGACTGTGTGGACCCAAAGACTGAGtggtagcaaggtttattgttAAGAGCAAAAGGACAAAGGTTCCACAGGGTGGAAGGGGGCCTGAGTGGGTTGCCCCGTGGGCTGCCCCGTGGGCTGGaatggccagcttttattcccttatttgtcccctcccatgttccatttttgtcctatcagagtgcccttttttcaatcctccctgtgattggctacttttaggatcctgatgattggtgcgttttatggagcgctgattggtgccttttacagagagctgattggtgcattttacaatcctctggCTAgctagagtgctgattggtgcatttttacagagtgttgACTGGTGCATTTTATAATTCCCATGCTACCtaaagagtgctgattggtgcattttataaTCCCCATGCTACCtaaagagtgctgattggtgccttttacagagcactgattggtgcattttacaatccccttGCTAGCTTCAGAATAGTTCTCCAAATCTCCACtccacccaggaagtccagctggcttcacctctcaatgtaATATCACTGGTTGTGATTGCTTGAATATCCTGACCTTAAATTCTATATGCACCTAATTTGTAAATCTGCTGGgtcattctttttacttttaaacgtTGTGACCAGTGTCAAGCCAGAAATCACCATGGCGTGTTAACTGATGAGTTCAATGATCTCTTTATggaaaacattcttattttcaaacaactcaaattaactcattcattcactgtTTGTTCTTGTTACAGGCTAGAATTATTCATACTGAAATTGACTGGAAACCTGAATCCTCATTTGCTAGTACACAAATAAGAATGTACTCTCTTTCAGAGTTTGCAATTTTTCTTTGTGTAACCTCTCCATCATTTGTGTTTAGCAACTTCAGTTGTTTGGGAAGTTTTATAACCCAATACATAGATCATATAGCAAATGTCTAAAGTCTTAAAGGGAGCTTGGTCACAACTAAGATCATTACCAATATGGACTTTTTAAAATGCCAGATTTGTATACACAGAATCCAAACTGCTTTTATCAAAAGCATCTAAGATTTTCTTGAGAACCACAGGCAGGCCAATACTCCATAAGATTTGGTTGCTGCTAATACTTTTGTATAACTTCATTATTCACAAGCTCATAAATATGAACACAAATACACGCATGTGCACACCACTTATGAATGgaacaaattattttctcataatttccaaaataaaaaatgagtttcCAAGAAGTTGTCCAGATGAAATTAGCCCTATTTTCCCACTCAAGAGTTTTCAGCccatgaataatatttatttatcaaacaTATCTCTAATTCTTAGGCCTTTGGTAAAGTTTCTCTCAAgtctaatgtttaaatatttattattatataaaatatttagccaTTTTATAAGAATTCCTGAGTACCCGACCCTTTGGTATATAATCTTGCAGTATCCTCCTATCACAGGAAGACTGACTACCTTTCCCCTGAACTTGGAGTTCAATCATTTAACTTACtttgataaacagaaaattaCTACACTTTGCATAGAGATTTGAGATGGCTTCCATACTGGGGattcttcctctttccatttACCATGAGAATATCGCCTCGCAAGTACACTGTTCCCAGAAGGAGAATGAGAAAGTAATGTAGTCAGATTGCCCCCACCTGATCCAGACTAAATTGGCCAAACTCTATCTCCAAGATGCCGAATTTGGCCCATCTCAAATCACCAGAGCCATCCATCAAACCCAGCTTAGAAAAATGaaatccaggccaggtgtggaggaggctgaggagggcagatcacgaagtcaagagattgagaccatcctggccaacatggtgaaaccccatctctactaaaaatacaaaaattaggtgggctcagtggagtgtgcctgtagtcccatctactcagaagggtgaggcaggagaatcgcttgaaccctggaggtggaggttgcagtgagccaagatagtgccactgcactccagcctgggcaacagagtgagactccatctcaaaaaacagaaaacacacacacacaaaaatgaaatccAAAGACATGTGAGATATATATGTCTAATGTTTTAGAGGGTCTTCTCTTGCAGAAAAACATAACTGATAAAAGAACTCTGCTAAACCAAGAGTGTGGGAAATATGTACAACTTTGTTGTGTCAGGAATTGAGGAGccgaaagaaaaaatagatgggGAATGGCAAAGGTTTGTCCTGTGAGGTGGATAATTAAGGCTAGAAGAAATCCTTTGGAGAGATCTGCGCTTGGCAGATAACATCATCTCAAATTTCCTCATGATGCAACTAAATAAGAAAGTTCCTATTTCAACTATCTTAGAGTTGTATAAGAATGTATATACAACTAATTGATTTTTCCCTTCAGTATATAATCAGATGAGTAATAATAATTTCTATGAGACATTTCTCCTAATCAAaaactttaatattaaaattataatgcaCACTTAGAAatgaaccaaaacaaaaatgggaaaTACCGGAATGTATCATAAACAGTCAACTAACCCTTATAAAGGGCAAGAGATGGAACACCGAAAATAGGCTAAGTCCATCTCCATGCCACCCTCCTGACATGAAAATGGtaatgattttcttccttttgtaatACTTTGgtcaaagaagagaataaaaccaAGGTCTAGGCATCCTCCTGCAACTTGGAAGAAACTGGAAATTGATTTGATGTGAGGAGTTTTTTTGGATAGTAGCTTGTCTGTTGTGGGGTCATCACCACAAACTCTCCTCACAGGGAAATTCAGTGAGCAGCACTGGATCTCAAAATGTCATTTCAATTAATAAGACAAAGTATCTCCGCCACAGCTCCACCATTCTATTCCATGATATAAATTTTAAGCTGTTTTTATTAGCAGAAATCAACacttcttagtttttaacaatCTTTAAAAGATCAAATAGTAAAACAGTACTTAAAACTTTATCAAAAAATGAcggcattctcagcaaactatcacaaatgCTTTTTCTCATTCTTAGCTATGGTGACTAAATCTGGATTATTTTACTACAGCAGTCAAAGTAGCATTATATGTGCACAAACATGCTCAAAGATCaggctaaattattttttatacctTAAAAAATTTGcctttctatgatttttttctctaatggaCAGCCAAAAAATTTATAGTAACAAAAAATTTTACCCAACACACTGGTGTACACAGGAATAGTACAGTGAAATTAGAATGCtaacaatgtgaatataaatatttcatttagagacacatttttaatacatttaatttaatatatttaatatccaTCGTACTATAATTTATTGTAAATTCCTGAATTTCTTACACTTTCAAATGTGtatcataaataattaaattggaaataagaaaaaaggtgTCTATCAATCATGGATATTCAAATTTTGATGTTTCAAATTCATATTAGCACTAAGAAAGTGGATTAACAATTCTTGCCTATCTCTTCTTTTGTGTGAATTAATTTAAGTAAtgttttgggccaggtgtggtggctcacacctgtaatcccatcatttgggaggctgaggcaggtggattgcctaagcacaggagttcaagacctgcctgggcaacatggcaaaaccatgtctctacaaaaaaatagaaaaaattagcagggcgtagtggtgcacgcctgttgtcctagctactctggaggctaagatgggagaatcacttgagccaaggtgacagaggctgcattgagccaagattgttcttgtgcactccagcctggacaacagagtcagatcctgtctcaaaataaaaatagaaaagttttaaattttaacttggaTTTCTTAGTACCATAATCCTCTATTCTTTATTCAGCAAAAACTCTAATTACAATGATATCTATAAGAATATGCTGCATCACCCTAATTTTACACTTAGAAATGTACTTTAGGTTTCtgcttttttaacattttttattgtggagcaaaacatacatatacagaGTAATAACAACTAATAAAGAgtaagataaaaaattataaggtTAAAATTGATGTTACCATACCTTGGTAAGAAAATAGAATTTGccattgtatatttagaaaacctaatcttctctgcccaaaatctccttaagctgataagcaacttcagcaaagtctcaggatacaaaatcaatgtgcaaaaatcacaagcattcttatacaccaataacagacaaacagagagccaaatcatgagtgaactcccattcacaattgcttcaaagagaataaaatacctaagaatccaacttacaagggatgtgaaggaaatcttcaaggagaactacaaaccactgctcaatgaaataaaagaggatacaaacaaatggaagaacattccatgctcatggataggaagaatcaatatcatgaaaatggccatacttcccaaggtaatttatagattcaatgccatccccatcaagctaccaatgactttcttcacagaattggaaaaaaactactttaaagttcatatggaaccaaaaaagagcctgcattgccaagacaatcctaagccaaaagaacaaaggtggaggcatcacgctacctgacttcaaactatactacaaggctatagtaaccaaaacagcatggtgctggtaccaaaacagagatatagaccaatggaacagaacagagccctcacaaATAATAtgacacatctacaaccatctgatctttggcaaacctgaccaaaacaagaaatggggaaaggattccctatttaataaatggtgctgggaaaactggctagccatatgtagaaagctgaaactggatccattccttacaccttatacaaaaattaattcaggatggattaaagacttaaatgttggacctaaaaccataaaaaccctagaagtaaacctaggcaataccattcaggacacaggcatgggcaaggacttcatggctaaaacaccaaaagcaatggcaacaaaagccaaaattgacaaatgggatctaattaaaataaagagcttctgcacagcaaaagaaactaccgtcacagtgaacaggcaacctacagaaggagaaaatttttacaatctacccatctgacaaagggctaatatccagaatctacaaagaacttaaacaaatttacaagaaaaaaatcaaacaaccccatcaacaagtgggtgaaggatatgaacagacacttctcaaaagaagacatttatgcagctaaaagacacacgaaaaaatgctcatcatcgctggccatcagagaaatgcaaatcaaaaccacaatgagatactatctcacaccagttagaatggcaatcattaaaaagtcaggaaacaacaggtgctggagaggatgtggagaaataggaaaaatttaCACTACTGGTgagactataaactagttcaaacattgtggaagacagtgtggcgattcctcagggatatagaactagaaatgccatttgacccagccatcccattactggatatatacccgaaagattataaatcatgctgctataaagacacatgcacatatatgtttattgcagcactattcacaatagcaaagacttggaaccaacccaaatgcccatcaatgatagactggataaagaaaatgtggcacatatacaccatggaatactatgcagccataaaaaatgatgagttcacgtcccttgtagggacgtggatgaagctagaaaccatcattctgagcaaactatcacaaggacagaaaaccaaactccacgtgttctcactcataggtgggaactgaacaacgagaacacttggatacagggtggggaacatcacactctggggcctgttgtggggtggggggaggagggagggatagcattaggagatatacctaatgtaaatgacgagttaatgggtgcagcacaccaacaagcACATGTAtccatatgtaacaaacctgcacattgtgcacatgtaccctagaacttaaagtaaaataaaaataaataaataaataaaatattaaaaaaatgaacaaaatctcgTGTTAAGCCATAGGACTATATTAAATGAATTCATACACAAATTTCTAAGCACACAATAAATGCTCAAGAATGTTAGTGGTATTACTGTTACTGTGGCTGTTTACTGTATTTTAACACTAAAGAAATTCCTCAAATAAAATTGGTGTTAAGTCATTGTGAGGTGCTtcaatatgtaatattttctttctacagTTCACTAAATTACTTTTTCTAGTAACCAGTTTCCTGGTTCTAATCAGATAATCACACATGTTTAGATGGGCTTGTGCAACCTAACTAGGCTACCCTGTTGCTGTACCACCACTACCACTCCCCCATCCAACTTTATTGAGTGCTTTTGATGTGGACACTAGGATGTTCCAGATTCACTTTATTTAGATATTTGATTCAACGGTGACCAACACAGTCAAAGATACTTCGCACAGATAAGATCCAAatgaaagagtaaaaaaaaaaaaaaaaaaaaaaggaagaaaatagaatttgcTAGCAATCCAGATACTCCCGATATATGTCTTCTTGTTGATATTTTCCTCCCTTCTGACTATCCCAAATTGTTATGATGATCACTCATATGATGATCACTCATATGTTTCACTGTAGGGTTTTATCACCAATGTAATGAATgacaatgtattaaaaataaagtttttcaaaCTTTACGTCGATGAGATTAcagtaaatgtatttttccacCTTGATAATTCCTCTCACATCTGTGAGTATTATTATCTATGTAGctcaaatttgttcattttctttgttgtatTATTCTGTTGTAAACATGTCAGTCTTGTTTGTTAATTTTGATCACTGTACAGTATTCCACTGTATAAGtatgccacaatttctttatccatttggaGGACTGAGACATTTGGAGGACTTCTCAACTTTAGCTATTGAAACTCAGtgatatgcatgtgtatgtatatgtattctgATAAGAGTGTAAATACTTGATCTTAGGATATGATCCTTCACCTTAATGAGATAATGCCATACTCAGCCGAAATGATGGCACAGATTTATAATTCTAGGAGTAGTGTATGAAAATTCCCATTGTGTCATAtcctttccaaaataaataatgttgggctaatatatacatttttgtatttatataaaatattattaaacaatATTTTCCAAGTCCTTTTCTATTCTTATTCAGAATGTATGTTTACTTCAATGAATTACATTAATCTTTTTCATTCTATGACTATTTCATATACACTTATTAATAATGccttatatattatacatatttatttatatttcattataaattGTCTAacctttttcttcaaatttcaaaTACTCTTGTTATAAGTAACTGTAATTATACTGGAGATACTTCCTTTAATCAATCATTGTGTCAGAtgactttgaaaaaatataattagttaACAGCATACAGTAAGGGAAATTTCAGGATTGTTTAACAACTCTTAAAaggactcaaagaaaaaaagttgaaaaataaaaagagtctaTAAGTTTAATGTAGGTGTCCatgggaaaatataaatatattattgttgAAGAAAAAATGATTGGTAGTAAATTTATCatgtctgaatttttttaaaggcaagccTGATATCACTGGTCAAGATTTCCTTTAAGGTCTTGACCTTAACATCTATGTGTACCTGATTCCTGAATTTGCAGGAAtgttcttgttcctttttaaattctgtgaCCAATGTCAAACAGGAAAGCATCTCAATATGCCAGTGGATGAAATCAATGCTGTCTTTATGGAAAACATGATGATTTCCAAAACAGCTCAAATTAACTCCTATTCAAACACAATGTCCTTGCTGTAAGATAAAATTTTCCATATTGGTGTTGAAGTGAAAAGTGATTTCTCATCTACTAGCATGCCAATGAAGAGTTTTTTAATTGTTCTGcacttatttctttgtttaaccTCTCCACAATTTGTGTTCAGCAACTTCAGTTGTTAGAGAAATTTTACAACCTAATACAGAGATGACACACTGGTTGTATAACCTGGTAAAGGGAGCTTGGACATAACTAGGATCATCACcaaagtaaatttaatttttcaacgTGAGTAATATGTAGAGTGAATCCAAACTTTTCCTAGCAAAAGGATTCAAGTTTTTCTTGGGAATCTCAGAAAGGCCAATAATTCTTAAAACCCGGTTGCTACTAATACTTTTGAATAACTTATTCTTAAGAAGCTCATTAATACAAACACACTCAAACCCAT encodes:
- the TAS2R45 gene encoding taste receptor type 2 member 45 — protein: MITFLPIIFSILVVVTFVIGNFANGFIALVNSTEWVKRQKISFADQIVTALAVSRVGLLWVLLLNWYSTVLNPAFYSVELRTTAYNIWAVTGHFSNWPATSLSIFYLLKIANFSNLIFLRLKRRVKSVILVVLLGPLLFLACHLFVVNMNQIVWTKEYEGNMTWKIKLRRAMYLSDTTVTMLANLVPFTVTLISFLLLVCSLCKHLKKMQLHGKGSQDPSTKVHIKVLQTVISFFLLRAIYFVSVIISVWSFKNLENKPVFMFCQAIGFSCSSAHPFILIWGNKKLKQTYLSVLWQMRY